The Chitinophagales bacterium genome has a window encoding:
- a CDS encoding YccF domain-containing protein, protein MAPFHLLGNIIWLVFGGLISALIYFVCGVLFTLTIIGIPFGIQCFKIAGLVLAPFGREVVSSSSNSGCLATLFNIIWILCGGLWTAITHIVFGILLYITIIGIPFGRQHFKLVEISLMPFGKRVL, encoded by the coding sequence ATGGCACCTTTTCATCTTTTGGGCAACATCATCTGGCTGGTCTTCGGCGGGCTTATCAGTGCGCTGATCTATTTTGTTTGTGGTGTACTGTTTACACTAACCATCATAGGTATCCCGTTTGGTATACAATGTTTCAAAATAGCCGGGCTGGTGCTGGCGCCTTTTGGCAGGGAGGTGGTGAGCAGCAGCAGCAATAGCGGTTGCCTGGCCACACTGTTCAATATCATATGGATACTCTGTGGAGGCTTATGGACAGCCATTACCCATATCGTATTTGGTATACTGCTTTATATCACCATTATCGGCATACCTTTCGGCAGGCAGCATTTTAAGTTGGTAGAGATCAGCCTGATGCCCTTTGGCAAACGGGTATTATAG